The following coding sequences lie in one Zingiber officinale cultivar Zhangliang chromosome 2B, Zo_v1.1, whole genome shotgun sequence genomic window:
- the LOC122049368 gene encoding trimethyltridecatetraene synthase-like, which translates to MELIITFLVIALVLTLALPAVLRHSRRSKFNLPPGPKPWPVIGNLHLIGPLPHQSLHALAKKHGPLMYLRLGSRPTVVGSSAAAARFFFKTHDLSFSDRPNTVVGKYTAYNSSDIVWSSYGPYWRHVRRLFLSELLNAKRLHSFYSIRVDEVHALLRSIFNASPSVLLKELLFAFTFNVISRMAFGRQYVAQDFEKGIDEFMLLHGVFNLGDFIPWLGFLDLQGYVRRMKLLSQKLDVLYEQILVDHEERRHLEGDSFVAKDMVDLLLLMVDDPTTDDDTRLDRDNVKAFIQDLIVGATDTPSLTIEWAISELVRNPEKQRKAAEELERVVGRERWVEEDDIPQLPYLVAIVKETMRLHPAAPLLLPRLAREHAVAGEDCGGYDVPAGTRVLVNVWAMGRDPAVWESPEEFWPERFLGSAVDVKGQDMELVPFGAGRRMCAGYGLGLKMIQLVLANLVHGFEWLPPAGMRPEEVSMEEAGGITLTMKVPLEAIVVPKLPHHLY; encoded by the exons ATGGAGCTAATTATCACTTTCTTGGTCATCGCATTAGTACTTACACTAGCACTTCCGGCCGTCCTCCGCCACAGCCGCCGCAGCAAGTTTAACCTTCCCCCGGGTCCTAAGCCATGGCCGGTGATCGGAAACCTCCACCTGATCGGCCCGCTTCCCCATCAATCCCTCCACGCCCTCGCCAAGAAGCACGGTCCTCTCATGTACCTCCGCCTCGGCTCCCGCCCCACTGTCGTCGGTTCCTCCGCTGCCGCAGCCCGGTTCTTCTTCAAGACCCACGACCTTTCCTTCTCCGACCGCCCCAACACGGTCGTCGGCAAGTACACCGCATACAACTCTTCCGACATCGTATGGTCATCCTACGGTCCCTACTGGCGCCACGTCCGCCGACTCTTCCTCTCAGAGCTTCTCAACGCCAAACGCCTCCACTCCTTCTACTCCATCCGCGTCGACGAGGTCCACGCCCTCCTGCGCAGCATTTTCAACGCGTCTCCATCGGTCCTACTCAAGGAATTGCTCTTCGCCTTCACGTTCAATGTAATTAGCCGCATGGCATTCGGAAGGCAATACGTGGCACAGGACTTCGAGAAAGGGATCGACGAATTCATGCTACTTCATGGAGTCTTCAACCTCGGCGACTTCATTCCCTGGCTCGGATTCCTCGACCTGCAAGGCTACGTACGCCGGATGAAACTACTGAGCCAGAAGCTCGACGTTTTGTACGAGCAAATTCTGGTCGACCACGAGGAGCGCCGCCACCTCGAAGGTGACAGCTTCGTGGCCAAGGACATGGTAGATTTGCTCCTTCTGATGGTCGATGATCCAACCACAGACGACGATACCAGACTTGATAGAGACAACGTCAAAGCTTTCATTCAA GACTTGATCGTTGGCGCCACCGATACGCCTTCGTTGACCATAGAATGGGCCATCTCCGAGCTCGTCCGGAACCCCGAGAAACAGAGGAAGGCAGCCGAGGAGCTGGAACGGGTGGTTGGCCGCGAGCGGTGGGTGGAGGAGGATGACATCCCACAGCTGCCGTACCTGGTGGCCATCGTCAAGGAAACAATGCGCTTGCACCCGGCGGCGCCGCTTCTCTTGCCGCGGCTCGCTCGGGAGCACGCCGTCGCGGGTGAGGACTGCGGCGGGTATGACGTCCCCGCGGGGACGCGCGTGCTGGTTAACGTGTGGGCCATGGGGCGGGACCCGGCTGTGTGGGAGTCGCCGGAAGAGTTCTGGCCGGAGCGATTCTTGGGCAGCGCGGTCGACGTGAAGGGCCAGGACATGGAGCTGGTGCCGTTCGGGGCAGGGCGGAGGATGTGCGCAGGGTACGGATTGGGATTGAAGATGATCCAGTTAGTGCTGGCCAATCTGGTTCATGGATTCGAGTGGCTTCCGCCGGCGGGGATGAGGCCGGAGGAGGTGAGCATGGAGGAGGCGGGCGGTATAACTCTGACGATGAAGGTGCCTCTGGAGGCTATCGTCGTGCCCAAACTGCCACATCACCTTTACTGA